A genomic segment from Nicotiana tabacum cultivar K326 chromosome 7, ASM71507v2, whole genome shotgun sequence encodes:
- the LOC107825179 gene encoding transcription factor DUO1-like isoform X2: MSDSMIKKGPWKAEEDEVLRKHVKKCGPRDWSSIRSKGLLQRTGKSCRLRWVNKLRPNLKNGVKFSAEEERTVIELQEQFGNKWATIATYLPGRTDNDVKNFWSSRQKKLARIMRTSVPQPSKPQKSNNREPPALQKLPSVEGPKLSSLAEERSLSMSQYCPSSYMNNPDTINMVQWPELVNSTSLPFEPDLLQPEFIPNEKRTCFGSQITLPFPQIPLQADFGHPLESQILPMKLEESDFLDFFGQLSASDIGDVQVPLVPASWSGPEKSSEIITMKREIDVPLTPDSFIDDFPMDMFDHIDPLPSPFNW, from the exons ATGAGTGATTCGATGATAAAGAAAGGGCCGTGGAAAGCGGAAGAAGATGAGGTGTTGAGAAAGCATGTGAAGAAATGTGGGCCAAGAGATTGGAGCTCCATTCGATCCAAAGGCCTTTTACAGCGTACTGGCAAGTCTTGTCGTCTTCGTTGGGTCAATAAACTTCGCCCCAACTTGAAAAA TGGAGTGAAGTTTTCAGCAGAGGAGGAGAGGACTGTGATTGAACTTCAGGAACAATTTGGGAACAAATGGGCTACAATTGCAACCTATTTGCCTGGACGAACTGACAATGATGTCAAGAATTTTTGGAGTAGCCGGCAGAAGAAATTGGCTAGAATTATGCGGACCTCAGTACCACAGCCTAGTAAGCCCCAGAAGAGTAACAACAGGGAACCTCCTGCTCTTCAAAAACTTCCTTCAGTAGAG GGACCAAAATTGAGCTCATTGGCAGAGGAAAGGTCTTTGTCCATGTCCCAGTATTGCCCATCATCCTATATGAATAACCCTGATACAATCAACATGGTCCAATGGCCAGAGTTAGTGAATTCAACTTCACTTCCTTTCGAGCCAGATTTGCTTCAACCTGAGTTCATTCCTAATGAGAAAAGAACCTGCTTCGGGTCACAGATTACACTCCCCTTTCCTCAGATTCCGCTGCAAGCTGACTTTGGTCACCCACTGGAAAGTCAAATATTACCCATGAAACTTGAGGAATCTGACTTCTTAGATTTTTTCGGGCAGCTCAGTGCTTCAGACATAGGAGATGTGCAAGTCCCTCTTGTACCAGCATCATGGTCAGGACCAGAGAAAAGCTCTGAGATTATTACTATGAAGAGAGAAATTGACGTCCCCCTTACACCAGATAGCTTCATCGATGACTTCCCTATGGATATGTTTGATCATATCGATCCACTGCCAAGTCCATTCAATTGGTGA
- the LOC107825179 gene encoding transcription factor DUO1-like isoform X1 — MSDSMIKKGPWKAEEDEVLRKHVKKCGPRDWSSIRSKGLLQRTGKSCRLRWVNKLRPNLKKLVHLFILQYCFQLSSLFFVLIICWVAKFLFGVKFSAEEERTVIELQEQFGNKWATIATYLPGRTDNDVKNFWSSRQKKLARIMRTSVPQPSKPQKSNNREPPALQKLPSVEGPKLSSLAEERSLSMSQYCPSSYMNNPDTINMVQWPELVNSTSLPFEPDLLQPEFIPNEKRTCFGSQITLPFPQIPLQADFGHPLESQILPMKLEESDFLDFFGQLSASDIGDVQVPLVPASWSGPEKSSEIITMKREIDVPLTPDSFIDDFPMDMFDHIDPLPSPFNW, encoded by the exons ATGAGTGATTCGATGATAAAGAAAGGGCCGTGGAAAGCGGAAGAAGATGAGGTGTTGAGAAAGCATGTGAAGAAATGTGGGCCAAGAGATTGGAGCTCCATTCGATCCAAAGGCCTTTTACAGCGTACTGGCAAGTCTTGTCGTCTTCGTTGGGTCAATAAACTTCGCCCCAACTTGAAAAAGTTAGTACATCTTTTCATTCTACAGTATTGCTTTCAATTGTCGTCACTCTTCTTTGTACTCATCATTTGTTGGGTTGCCAAATTTCTGTT TGGAGTGAAGTTTTCAGCAGAGGAGGAGAGGACTGTGATTGAACTTCAGGAACAATTTGGGAACAAATGGGCTACAATTGCAACCTATTTGCCTGGACGAACTGACAATGATGTCAAGAATTTTTGGAGTAGCCGGCAGAAGAAATTGGCTAGAATTATGCGGACCTCAGTACCACAGCCTAGTAAGCCCCAGAAGAGTAACAACAGGGAACCTCCTGCTCTTCAAAAACTTCCTTCAGTAGAG GGACCAAAATTGAGCTCATTGGCAGAGGAAAGGTCTTTGTCCATGTCCCAGTATTGCCCATCATCCTATATGAATAACCCTGATACAATCAACATGGTCCAATGGCCAGAGTTAGTGAATTCAACTTCACTTCCTTTCGAGCCAGATTTGCTTCAACCTGAGTTCATTCCTAATGAGAAAAGAACCTGCTTCGGGTCACAGATTACACTCCCCTTTCCTCAGATTCCGCTGCAAGCTGACTTTGGTCACCCACTGGAAAGTCAAATATTACCCATGAAACTTGAGGAATCTGACTTCTTAGATTTTTTCGGGCAGCTCAGTGCTTCAGACATAGGAGATGTGCAAGTCCCTCTTGTACCAGCATCATGGTCAGGACCAGAGAAAAGCTCTGAGATTATTACTATGAAGAGAGAAATTGACGTCCCCCTTACACCAGATAGCTTCATCGATGACTTCCCTATGGATATGTTTGATCATATCGATCCACTGCCAAGTCCATTCAATTGGTGA